One Paenibacillus sp. FSL H7-0737 DNA segment encodes these proteins:
- a CDS encoding MarR family winged helix-turn-helix transcriptional regulator, giving the protein MELEKYIGVIVHRADLKLNNYYQKVVNPFDITVDQWEILVILWESEGITQKDIAERLYKDQTNIARMLFKLEKKGFVHRVTHETDRRSLRVYLTSKGREIKDEILAPSLEAYRKTIEGLTEEEVETFRRLLSVIHNNVKDL; this is encoded by the coding sequence TTGGAATTAGAAAAATACATAGGCGTAATTGTACACCGGGCAGATTTGAAGCTGAATAACTATTATCAAAAAGTGGTAAATCCCTTTGATATTACGGTGGACCAATGGGAGATCCTCGTTATTCTTTGGGAGAGTGAAGGGATTACTCAAAAGGATATTGCTGAAAGACTATATAAAGATCAGACGAACATTGCGCGTATGCTCTTCAAGCTTGAAAAGAAAGGCTTTGTTCATCGTGTAACCCATGAGACGGATAGAAGATCTTTACGTGTTTATCTAACCTCTAAAGGGCGTGAAATAAAAGATGAGATTCTTGCTCCCTCTCTTGAAGCGTATAGAAAGACCATTGAAGGGTTAACTGAGGAAGAGGTTGAAACCTTTAGAAGGCTACTTTCTGTCATTCATAATAATGTAAAGGATTTATAG
- a CDS encoding Ger(x)C family spore germination protein produces the protein MGRRMARLCLSIVMIALLTGCWDSRELTDIGFVVAMAIDKGEKKNIRVTVQIVNPINVSSSQGGGSPMPLPPTTYSAEGNNVFDATRVLSQKLSRQLHYGHAIVLLVGEDLATTQGIKKLFDGIERDSEFRPSATMVIARGTTGEEIIKQRTSLDNSPAIKIKKMVAETEKAFGENIDEKIYQVIQAIVSSGKEPTITGIQLDSTNKEDKLMANGIATFKDGKLMRWLDGNESRGFLWVLGRVNSTLLTMDWNGQPHTIGIENIRTKSSFHSSFDKSGKPIIEVKIGADANIGEVDVPIDVTNPRLFLQIERLYMQAVHDEAVATIKLMQQQKSDIFGFGEVVHRDHPKQWRTLKRDWNDVTFPTIEVKVKVEAYLRNTGLRNRTIMESIDNS, from the coding sequence ATGGGACGTAGAATGGCACGGCTTTGTTTGTCGATAGTTATGATTGCTCTTCTTACGGGTTGCTGGGATAGTCGAGAGTTAACGGATATCGGTTTTGTGGTTGCGATGGCGATTGATAAAGGAGAAAAAAAGAACATTAGGGTTACGGTTCAGATCGTGAATCCAATAAATGTCTCAAGTTCACAAGGAGGAGGTAGCCCAATGCCTTTACCTCCAACCACATATTCAGCAGAAGGAAATAATGTATTTGATGCTACTCGCGTTCTCTCACAAAAACTTTCTAGGCAATTGCATTATGGTCATGCGATAGTTCTCTTGGTAGGTGAAGATTTAGCTACAACACAAGGGATAAAGAAGCTTTTTGACGGCATTGAGCGGGATAGTGAGTTTCGTCCTTCCGCTACAATGGTTATCGCGAGGGGAACGACGGGAGAAGAAATCATTAAACAACGAACGAGTCTCGATAATTCACCGGCCATTAAAATTAAGAAAATGGTAGCTGAAACCGAGAAAGCCTTTGGTGAAAATATTGATGAGAAAATATACCAAGTCATTCAAGCCATCGTCTCATCTGGTAAAGAACCTACGATTACTGGCATTCAACTCGATTCTACAAATAAAGAAGATAAATTAATGGCTAATGGGATTGCTACTTTTAAAGATGGAAAATTAATGAGGTGGTTAGACGGAAATGAAAGCCGTGGATTCTTATGGGTGTTAGGCAGAGTTAATTCGACATTGTTAACCATGGATTGGAATGGTCAGCCACATACAATCGGGATCGAGAATATACGAACCAAATCATCATTTCATTCAAGCTTTGATAAATCCGGTAAACCAATTATTGAGGTGAAGATTGGTGCGGATGCAAATATTGGTGAGGTTGATGTCCCAATTGATGTAACTAACCCGAGATTGTTTTTGCAAATTGAGCGCCTGTACATGCAAGCCGTTCATGATGAAGCGGTAGCCACGATTAAATTAATGCAACAGCAAAAGTCGGACATTTTTGGATTTGGAGAAGTGGTGCATCGTGATCACCCTAAGCAATGGAGAACGTTAAAGCGGGATTGGAACGATGTGACCTTTCCCACGATTGAGGTAAAAGTGAAAGTGGAGGCTTATTTGCGTAATACTGGGTTGCGTAATAGAACCATAATGGAAAGTATCGATAATAGCTGA
- a CDS encoding GerAB/ArcD/ProY family transporter produces MNKQERVSSIQMSMLFLFFMTGSSIVIVPASLTNFAGNGAWISLIIASATGMLLLSGILYLNRRAPELSLVEQSRAVLGNGLTLVLLLPFTCVLFWNVAGIVIEIGTFFKSTMLKETPTYAVNTMFFITIAMTALAGIEVIARMAAVLMSLMFGFIILVWILVAGLYHPEYLLPIMSDGVRPILSAAYVVYGFPYSELIVFSIILPFVHKEDKSKLGKQMYLALLINALTLIASVISSIMVLGPLSGSLKYSLYQLARLIYFQETIERVESVIGFSLIIGFYFKASILLLILIKVMKELLRLENERLIVFPLAFICLLLSVTTYTQESELTEIVNTTWPLITNLAYILPFLLILLVTFIRFHMKKHKNQQF; encoded by the coding sequence ATGAATAAGCAAGAACGTGTTAGCTCTATCCAAATGTCCATGCTGTTTCTCTTCTTTATGACAGGCTCTTCAATCGTCATCGTCCCTGCTTCACTAACTAACTTTGCTGGCAATGGAGCCTGGATTTCTCTCATTATTGCCTCGGCCACAGGAATGCTTCTGCTATCCGGTATTCTATATTTAAATAGACGAGCCCCAGAGCTATCACTTGTGGAACAAAGCCGCGCTGTGCTTGGAAATGGGCTGACTCTCGTTCTATTACTTCCTTTCACATGTGTTTTGTTTTGGAATGTCGCAGGAATTGTCATTGAGATCGGTACCTTTTTCAAAAGTACGATGTTAAAAGAAACGCCTACTTATGCGGTAAATACGATGTTTTTTATAACGATTGCTATGACAGCGCTCGCTGGCATCGAAGTAATTGCCCGTATGGCCGCAGTCTTAATGTCTCTAATGTTCGGATTTATTATCTTGGTCTGGATTCTTGTAGCAGGTTTGTATCATCCCGAATACTTGCTGCCCATCATGTCTGATGGAGTTAGACCTATCCTGAGTGCTGCATATGTAGTCTATGGTTTTCCCTATTCCGAGCTAATCGTTTTTTCAATAATTTTACCGTTTGTGCATAAAGAAGATAAATCAAAGCTAGGAAAACAAATGTATCTGGCACTCCTTATAAATGCTCTGACGTTAATTGCTTCTGTCATTAGCAGTATTATGGTACTGGGACCCCTGTCCGGAAGCTTAAAATATTCATTGTACCAGTTGGCGAGGTTAATTTATTTTCAGGAAACTATAGAACGGGTCGAGTCCGTGATCGGTTTTTCATTAATTATTGGCTTTTATTTCAAGGCTTCAATCCTGCTGCTTATTCTTATTAAAGTCATGAAGGAGCTTCTCAGATTGGAAAATGAAAGACTGATTGTCTTCCCGCTTGCTTTTATTTGCCTTCTGCTGTCAGTAACGACTTACACACAAGAATCTGAGCTCACAGAAATCGTAAACACTACTTGGCCGTTGATCACTAATTTGGCATACATCCTGCCTTTTCTTCTGATTCTGTTGGTCACTTTTATTCGATTCCACATGAAAAAGCATAAGAATCAACAGTTCTGA
- a CDS encoding LysE family transporter: protein MFVSLFLYAFVASFTPGPNNIMAMGFANQVGLKKSMKFCLGVGTGFFIIILLCSYFNLLLNNLLPQIKSIMAVIGGVYMLYLAFKMITSKQPESDAAGDKHNSFIAGMLLQFINPKGILYGITVTSTFILTYPSSSFRLLSYSLILAFIGYMGTFCWCLCGSLFKKMISKYRSQFNVLMGLLLVYCAVSIVLG from the coding sequence GTGTTTGTTTCTTTGTTTTTATATGCATTTGTTGCAAGTTTTACTCCGGGACCCAATAATATTATGGCAATGGGTTTTGCAAACCAAGTTGGGCTGAAAAAATCAATGAAATTTTGTTTAGGAGTGGGTACAGGATTTTTTATAATCATATTGTTATGTTCCTACTTTAATCTACTTTTGAATAATCTTCTTCCACAAATTAAATCTATTATGGCTGTAATAGGCGGAGTCTACATGCTGTATTTAGCATTTAAAATGATTACAAGTAAACAACCAGAAAGTGATGCAGCTGGAGATAAACACAATAGCTTTATTGCGGGAATGCTTTTACAATTTATCAATCCGAAAGGGATATTATATGGGATCACAGTTACATCAACATTTATCCTTACCTATCCTTCTTCCTCTTTTAGATTATTGAGTTATTCTTTAATTCTTGCTTTCATCGGTTATATGGGCACTTTTTGTTGGTGTTTGTGTGGTTCTCTTTTCAAAAAAATGATATCTAAATATAGAAGTCAATTTAATGTACTGATGGGACTGTTGTTAGTTTATTGTGCAGTTTCGATAGTGTTGGGATGA
- a CDS encoding spore germination protein, translated as MERKVKGMAKDGNASGKSAGSNPQWTVPSIPIDSTELRVNLEQIRQKTGNSGDIIIREFTIGGSEEELQAAIIYVDGIVNNTTINQFVMEVLLNVMLSNEQRTLNDLVQVITDKIVPIGGLKTLVQWDELYDALLWGQTILLIDGSKEALAIATSGGEVRAIDEPGTDTSIRGSREGFVESLTTNISMVRRRIRNPNLWLESMTLGQVTHTRIGIMYINGIADDSIVEEAKRRLRKIKLDSILESGYIEKMIEDQSFTPFPTVLPTERPDTVAANLLEGKIAIMVDGTPFMLIIPAVFNQFFQITEDSYHRYDISVALRLLRIVMFIISMIGPSFYIAATTFHQEMIPTQLVISLVSQLEATPFTAFVEALLMEVIFEILREAGVRMPKAIGSAVSIVGALVIGQAAVQAGLVSTAMVIVVSLTAISSLATPVFSIAVSARLLRFLLMISAATFGFFGMILTLIMIIAHMCSLRSFGVPYMAPYSPMMHVKNSQIHAPLPIWMRHLVPKLMKKPTTEQVGDQDGT; from the coding sequence ATGGAGAGAAAGGTGAAGGGCATGGCAAAGGATGGCAATGCAAGTGGCAAAAGTGCTGGAAGCAATCCACAATGGACCGTCCCTTCAATTCCGATTGATTCAACAGAATTAAGAGTCAATTTAGAGCAGATTCGACAAAAGACAGGGAATAGTGGAGATATAATTATTCGTGAATTTACGATAGGGGGCTCGGAGGAGGAGCTTCAAGCCGCAATTATTTATGTGGATGGCATTGTTAACAATACAACCATTAATCAATTTGTCATGGAAGTCTTGCTGAACGTCATGCTGAGTAATGAACAAAGGACATTAAATGATCTGGTTCAAGTAATCACAGATAAAATTGTTCCAATCGGTGGTCTGAAGACACTTGTTCAATGGGATGAACTCTATGATGCTTTGTTGTGGGGGCAGACTATTTTATTAATTGATGGATCGAAAGAAGCCCTAGCGATTGCTACATCGGGCGGTGAAGTCCGCGCCATAGATGAGCCTGGTACAGATACTTCTATTCGAGGATCTCGTGAAGGGTTTGTTGAAAGCCTAACGACAAATATTTCGATGGTTCGGCGTCGCATAAGAAATCCTAATTTATGGCTGGAATCGATGACATTAGGTCAAGTTACACATACCAGGATAGGGATCATGTACATAAATGGGATCGCGGATGATAGCATTGTTGAAGAGGCGAAGCGACGTCTCCGCAAGATCAAGTTGGATAGCATTCTGGAATCAGGATATATTGAGAAAATGATAGAAGATCAGAGTTTTACTCCGTTTCCAACGGTCCTACCTACAGAACGCCCAGATACCGTCGCTGCTAATCTTTTAGAAGGAAAAATTGCAATTATGGTGGATGGAACCCCCTTTATGCTAATCATCCCAGCCGTTTTTAATCAATTCTTTCAAATTACAGAGGATTCTTATCATCGGTATGATATCAGTGTTGCATTGCGGCTGTTACGCATCGTAATGTTTATCATTTCGATGATTGGACCTTCTTTCTATATTGCAGCAACAACCTTTCACCAAGAAATGATACCAACACAGTTAGTGATTTCGCTTGTTTCACAGCTAGAAGCAACGCCATTTACCGCGTTTGTTGAGGCGCTATTAATGGAGGTTATTTTTGAAATTCTGCGTGAAGCGGGTGTTCGTATGCCAAAAGCAATTGGATCAGCAGTATCCATCGTTGGAGCACTTGTCATTGGGCAGGCAGCTGTACAAGCAGGTTTAGTGTCAACGGCAATGGTTATTGTTGTTTCACTTACAGCTATCTCTAGTCTAGCGACACCTGTTTTCTCGATTGCTGTATCCGCGAGATTGTTACGTTTTCTCCTCATGATCAGTGCAGCAACGTTCGGTTTCTTTGGAATGATTCTTACCTTGATTATGATCATTGCACATATGTGTAGTTTACGTTCATTTGGTGTACCTTACATGGCTCCTTATAGTCCAATGATGCATGTAAAGAATAGTCAGATTCATGCACCTTTACCGATTTGGATGAGACATTTGGTTCCCAAATTGATGAAGAAGCCTACAACAGAGCAAGTGGGTGATCAAGATGGGACGTAG
- a CDS encoding CAP domain-containing protein, which yields MNNSIVLYKNFIRLSHNFAKSGGVVIKPFIVIVALLLVTACSGNQSANNQMTTQQTKVGHHAGKTATTTTLTQASSISTENAGKSTIKAKQVPGDVTKWLDGFIRTTPPTGGTTGDQTTYPQTSAKPQYSANPQQSSNPQYSANPQTSTNASASVQKVLELVNKERTNAGLKPLSLNSELSKMALAKAQDMSDNNYFDHQSPTYGSPFDMMKAFGISYNTAGENIAKGQSSPEEVMNQWMNSPGHRANILNSSFTEIGIGYYNSEWVQEFIG from the coding sequence ATGAATAATTCAATCGTGCTTTACAAAAACTTTATTCGATTAAGTCACAACTTTGCCAAATCAGGAGGGGTCGTTATTAAACCATTTATCGTAATAGTAGCGCTATTGCTCGTTACAGCTTGTTCGGGTAATCAATCGGCCAACAACCAAATGACTACTCAACAAACGAAGGTTGGACATCATGCTGGCAAAACAGCTACAACAACAACCTTAACTCAAGCGTCTTCTATTTCCACAGAGAATGCTGGGAAATCAACGATTAAGGCTAAACAAGTACCCGGCGATGTAACGAAATGGCTGGATGGGTTTATCCGCACTACTCCACCTACAGGTGGTACAACAGGGGATCAAACCACTTATCCGCAAACATCCGCTAAGCCACAGTATTCTGCTAATCCGCAACAATCGTCCAATCCACAATATTCTGCTAATCCGCAAACCTCCACCAATGCATCGGCATCTGTGCAGAAAGTATTGGAACTGGTAAACAAAGAAAGAACAAACGCAGGCTTGAAACCCCTTAGTTTGAATAGTGAGCTGTCGAAAATGGCTTTGGCTAAAGCGCAGGATATGTCCGACAACAATTATTTTGACCATCAGTCACCAACCTACGGATCTCCGTTCGACATGATGAAGGCATTTGGGATCTCCTATAATACAGCAGGGGAAAATATCGCGAAAGGCCAGTCGAGCCCGGAAGAAGTAATGAATCAATGGATGAATAGCCCTGGTCACCGTGCCAACATCCTGAATAGTTCCTTTACTGAAATTGGAATAGGTTACTATAACAGCGAGTGGGTTCAAGAATTTATTGGTTAG
- a CDS encoding helix-turn-helix domain-containing protein produces MEEINLIIAENIKKIRKSKELSLEKVAELTGVSKTMIGQIERGESTPTITTLWKIANGLKISFSALIDYPKPDTRVILRSDIQPLLEDNGKYRVYLSFPFEESKRFEGYTVEIDKGGYLDANSHMEGTEELITVFDGELSFRVNNNEYLLKSGDSITFLADKPHVYYNPGQTITRLSMILYYPS; encoded by the coding sequence GTGGAAGAAATAAATCTAATTATTGCGGAAAATATAAAAAAGATAAGAAAAAGTAAAGAGTTAAGCCTGGAAAAGGTTGCGGAATTAACAGGAGTCAGCAAAACAATGATTGGTCAAATCGAAAGAGGCGAATCGACACCAACCATTACAACCCTTTGGAAAATCGCCAATGGCTTAAAAATTTCATTTTCTGCGCTGATAGATTATCCAAAACCTGACACAAGAGTAATCTTAAGAAGTGACATTCAGCCACTGCTTGAAGATAACGGAAAATATCGAGTGTATCTATCTTTTCCATTTGAAGAAAGTAAACGGTTTGAAGGTTATACCGTGGAGATAGACAAGGGTGGATACCTTGATGCCAATTCTCATATGGAAGGTACCGAAGAATTAATCACCGTGTTTGACGGAGAATTGTCTTTCCGTGTCAATAACAATGAATACCTCTTGAAATCAGGTGATTCTATCACATTCCTCGCAGACAAACCCCATGTATATTATAATCCAGGACAAACAATAACCCGGTTAAGCATGATTTTATACTACCCCTCTTAG
- a CDS encoding MFS transporter, producing MRISNNKIGIFDAQYRALTIGIILAVTTVAFEGLGVTTIAPKVAQSLNAIHYYGWIFSAFLLSQIIGTMVIGQQIDKNGVYKSFVVSILIFVTGIIIAATSFNIYMLIGGRAFQGFGAGALLTCVYSSITLSYPDSLRTKILAAFSSAYILPALIGPYIAGFLAENLSWKFVFWLVLPFIVLSVCLTLPLFRKLQAENNNASSTKRGTYKEIYAILLTLGTGLLLAGLGFLPSWKGIVISIAGGFIMIQPLRKLLPEGALVVKKGLSATIVTRGLFVACYYAVETYVVLALTNVKGLSADVAGLIVAAGAISWSIAAWLQSKLDEQDHGRGRRQRVMIGVAFMIVGVALVITVIGISGNGIVLAVFSQILTGFGIGLAHPTTGAIALQHAEDGDAGSISANIQFIDAFSPALSIGLGGALITVSESFGWGVMTGILLALSIQLFFVILSFLATFRIAKKASLGR from the coding sequence ATGAGAATAAGCAATAATAAAATCGGGATTTTTGATGCCCAGTACAGAGCGTTGACTATCGGTATTATTCTGGCAGTCACAACAGTAGCATTTGAAGGATTGGGGGTTACGACGATTGCACCAAAGGTGGCGCAAAGTTTGAATGCGATCCATTATTATGGTTGGATTTTTAGTGCATTTCTTTTATCCCAAATCATTGGCACAATGGTCATTGGACAGCAGATTGATAAGAATGGTGTATATAAATCATTTGTAGTTTCTATTCTAATCTTTGTTACGGGTATCATCATTGCAGCAACTTCCTTCAATATTTACATGTTGATCGGCGGAAGAGCTTTTCAAGGTTTCGGAGCAGGTGCACTTTTAACTTGTGTATACTCCAGCATTACTTTAAGTTACCCTGACAGTCTAAGAACAAAAATACTTGCAGCTTTCTCTAGTGCTTATATTCTTCCAGCATTAATTGGTCCTTATATCGCAGGGTTTTTAGCCGAAAATCTTTCGTGGAAGTTTGTGTTCTGGCTTGTTCTGCCGTTCATTGTTCTATCTGTATGCTTAACGCTCCCATTATTTCGTAAGTTACAAGCTGAAAATAATAATGCTTCATCGACGAAAAGAGGGACGTATAAAGAAATATACGCAATTTTATTAACATTAGGAACAGGGCTGCTATTAGCAGGATTAGGATTTTTACCTTCTTGGAAGGGGATTGTGATTTCAATTGCAGGGGGCTTTATTATGATTCAACCTTTACGGAAACTGCTGCCAGAGGGTGCTTTAGTAGTTAAAAAAGGTTTGTCGGCAACCATTGTTACTAGAGGGCTGTTTGTTGCATGCTACTATGCTGTTGAAACCTACGTTGTTCTAGCTCTAACAAATGTTAAAGGGTTATCGGCAGATGTTGCGGGATTAATCGTTGCTGCCGGGGCTATAAGTTGGTCAATAGCAGCGTGGCTGCAATCCAAGCTTGATGAACAAGACCATGGGAGGGGCCGTAGACAACGGGTGATGATTGGCGTTGCATTTATGATTGTCGGAGTTGCACTGGTCATAACCGTGATAGGCATTTCAGGTAATGGAATCGTGCTCGCAGTGTTCTCACAAATACTTACCGGTTTTGGAATAGGGCTGGCACATCCAACCACGGGAGCCATTGCACTACAGCATGCCGAAGATGGCGATGCAGGTTCAATTTCAGCGAATATTCAATTTATTGATGCGTTTAGTCCTGCACTTAGCATCGGATTAGGCGGTGCCCTAATTACCGTTAGTGAATCCTTTGGATGGGGCGTAATGACAGGAATTCTCTTGGCCTTATCGATCCAGCTTTTTTTCGTAATTTTAAGCTTTTTAGCTACTTTCCGAATTGCGAAGAAGGCAAGCTTAGGCAGATAA
- a CDS encoding GerAB/ArcD/ProY family transporter — protein MEKAKISPRQLLILVLMFEIVSAIISGFGAEAKQDAWITAILGMLGGICLFLIYHRLSLFYPDLPLTEYAKKILGPVVGRIVALLYVVYFLFNGSFVVREFASMAVSFVFTQTPFLVIIALMLLSVMYVIGKGIEVLSRTAELFFSVLLLVTVTGLSSILTSGNVNLQNLRPVLEEGWLTVLKQSIPSTVVFPFGEIIVFLMLFPYVNKPQQVKKSVITGLLISGSFIAFVTMLNVSVLGADLFTRTQYPLLTTSELIEGRALLERLDVLFLVTAIVGGFFRIGIYLYATLIGAATLFGIPSYRKLMIPVTMVMFICSIAMAGNYVEFIYTGLRVVRFYVQIPMLFIIPLILLVMGWFQEKKKLKSAK, from the coding sequence TTGGAAAAAGCAAAGATCAGTCCCCGTCAATTGCTTATCCTTGTATTGATGTTTGAAATCGTGAGCGCGATTATCTCCGGATTTGGTGCGGAAGCCAAGCAAGATGCATGGATCACCGCAATCCTCGGAATGCTCGGGGGAATTTGTTTATTTCTAATCTATCATCGATTGTCTTTATTTTATCCGGATCTTCCGCTCACGGAATATGCGAAAAAAATATTAGGGCCCGTTGTGGGTCGTATCGTCGCCTTGTTATATGTTGTCTATTTCTTGTTTAATGGGAGTTTTGTAGTCCGTGAATTCGCCTCAATGGCTGTATCCTTTGTTTTTACACAGACTCCCTTTCTCGTTATTATTGCTTTGATGCTACTTTCGGTTATGTATGTCATTGGAAAAGGTATTGAGGTGTTGTCGAGGACAGCAGAGCTCTTTTTTTCTGTGTTACTTCTTGTTACTGTCACCGGTCTAAGCTCGATCCTTACGTCTGGGAATGTAAATCTTCAAAATTTAAGACCTGTACTCGAAGAGGGATGGTTAACCGTGCTGAAGCAATCGATTCCAAGTACCGTTGTATTTCCTTTTGGAGAGATTATAGTGTTCTTGATGTTGTTTCCCTATGTGAATAAACCGCAACAAGTGAAGAAATCAGTGATTACAGGATTATTGATCAGCGGATCTTTTATCGCGTTTGTTACGATGCTAAATGTGTCTGTCCTCGGTGCGGATCTATTTACAAGAACACAATACCCATTGCTGACAACCTCGGAGTTGATTGAGGGAAGAGCTTTACTAGAACGATTGGATGTATTGTTTCTCGTCACAGCTATTGTCGGTGGTTTTTTCCGGATCGGCATTTATTTATATGCGACACTAATCGGTGCGGCAACATTGTTCGGTATTCCCTCCTATCGTAAATTAATGATCCCCGTGACTATGGTCATGTTTATTTGTTCCATTGCGATGGCAGGAAACTATGTAGAATTTATCTATACAGGATTACGTGTCGTCCGGTTCTATGTCCAGATTCCGATGCTGTTTATCATTCCACTAATACTTCTAGTGATGGGCTGGTTTCAAGAGAAGAAGAAGCTGAAATCTGCGAAATAA
- a CDS encoding ADP-ribosylglycohydrolase family protein: MLPSLTFLKLQLEGVLRNKFEQGHQTSGYLAKLEKLPASYDAYLEFAHSLAVIPMRDNWPYNEPNDLDEIWRECDPARPLGQVGILNLKDSSKRVEAGFLASVCGSMLGKPIEVNPNLSELRQALTSVGEWPLNDYISEEILHALDRRHWSWFETTRGRIRYVAPDDDINYTLMGMMVLEQFGDGFTKRNLRDLWLNHLPISTTWGPERAILMRSGISYLEHDKELFNHSEIEAWPDFMVQGTELCGAAIRADAYGYACPGQPALAAELAWRDASFTHRRTGIYSTMFIAAAIAVAHVQRDPIEIINTALQFVPKRSRFYEITKDCLEMVANADDWLEAYQSINRKYANYCHCDVYQEIGTLINTLRFADNVGDGICKQVMQGNDTDSFGATAGSLLGVYFGPDGLESRWLKPFQDRIHTGLSNFHEQSLSCLAERMGRLPELLQTGRFQVQPSELYVSKNTDLDT; the protein is encoded by the coding sequence ATGCTACCATCACTCACATTTCTTAAACTTCAATTGGAAGGCGTTCTGCGTAATAAATTCGAGCAGGGGCATCAAACCTCCGGTTATTTAGCTAAGTTGGAAAAGCTCCCAGCAAGCTATGATGCCTATCTAGAATTCGCTCATAGCTTGGCTGTCATTCCAATGAGGGACAACTGGCCTTACAATGAGCCGAACGATTTAGATGAGATATGGCGGGAATGTGATCCGGCTCGACCTCTAGGTCAGGTCGGGATTTTGAATCTGAAGGATAGCTCCAAGCGTGTAGAAGCAGGTTTCCTCGCTTCAGTCTGTGGCTCAATGCTGGGCAAACCGATAGAGGTAAATCCCAACTTGTCGGAATTACGTCAAGCCTTAACTTCTGTAGGGGAATGGCCACTGAATGATTACATTTCTGAAGAAATTCTCCATGCACTGGATCGTCGTCATTGGTCTTGGTTTGAGACGACACGGGGGCGAATTCGTTATGTAGCACCTGATGATGATATCAATTACACATTAATGGGAATGATGGTGCTAGAACAATTCGGTGATGGTTTTACGAAAAGAAATTTAAGGGATTTATGGTTAAATCACCTTCCGATAAGTACAACTTGGGGGCCGGAAAGGGCTATTTTGATGCGATCAGGGATTAGCTATTTGGAACATGATAAGGAGCTATTCAATCATTCTGAAATAGAGGCTTGGCCTGATTTTATGGTGCAGGGTACGGAACTATGCGGTGCGGCGATTCGTGCAGATGCTTACGGATATGCCTGTCCTGGTCAACCTGCTCTGGCTGCTGAGCTAGCTTGGCGGGATGCAAGTTTTACTCATCGCCGGACCGGCATTTACTCCACAATGTTCATTGCTGCTGCGATTGCTGTTGCTCACGTGCAGCGCGATCCCATTGAAATAATCAATACGGCTCTGCAATTCGTCCCTAAAAGAAGCCGATTCTACGAGATTACTAAAGATTGCCTTGAGATGGTAGCGAATGCAGATGACTGGCTGGAAGCGTATCAGAGCATTAACCGTAAGTATGCGAATTATTGTCACTGTGATGTTTATCAGGAAATAGGCACCTTAATTAATACCCTGCGATTTGCAGACAATGTTGGTGATGGAATATGCAAGCAGGTGATGCAAGGCAACGATACGGATAGCTTCGGAGCAACGGCTGGCTCTCTGCTTGGGGTTTATTTCGGTCCTGATGGCTTGGAATCAAGGTGGCTTAAACCTTTTCAAGATCGGATTCATACGGGGCTTTCTAATTTTCATGAGCAAAGTCTTTCTTGTTTAGCGGAACGGATGGGGCGTTTACCAGAGCTGCTGCAAACCGGACGATTTCAAGTTCAGCCTAGTGAGCTCTACGTGAGCAAGAATACGGATCTCGATACATAA